The DNA region GGCGCCCGCAGGCACGCCGCCGAGCTGGGAGAGCAAGAAGTAGATGATCATGCCGACGATGCCGAGCCCGCCGCCGCCGAGCGCCACCCGGCCGCCGACCCCGCCGCCGCCCGAGCCCCGCATGTCCTGTACCTGGGACGTATCCAGGGCTACGTCGTCGTTGAACTCCACTGGCCACTCCGCGTCGGACCGTCGAAGGCACGCCGCCCCCGGTTCGGGTCAAACGATAGCCGGCTCCAGCGGCCGCGGCAGGCCGGACATGCGCCTGGGTGCGGCGCCGTCGGGCTGCCGCACCCAGGTTCCTCACGATGACGTAGTGGCCGCTGGCGAACCGGCAGGCGCGGAGCCCTGCTGGGCGGTCTGGAGACACGTCCGACGCAAAGCTCAACGGCGGTCGAGGTGCCAGACCTTCAGCACGCTCGTTGCGATCCTCGCGGCTCCTGAGGGGAACCGCGCTGCCCATTCCGGGCAGGTGCTGTCACGCACGAGATCTCACCATCATCCGGCGATTCGCCGCTCACAGTCACGACTGGGTCGATGCTGTCGCCTCAGCCGCGGGGTCGCGGCGTGCCGCTGGCCACTACTGGAGATAGCTGCTCCGCCACGGCACCACCTACCCTCTCTCGGTCGACCTCGGCGACCTGGCGCATCCGGGGTAGCACCTCGGGTCCACTTGGGCCAACCGTCGCTACCCATGTTGCCCCCATCACATGGTCGTTACAACCCCCAGCGCCCGTCCTGAACTGGTGAAATTCGATTTCACTGTCCGAAGCGGACCGGGTGGCCCGCGTCACCGCCGCACCCGGCAGCGGGCCCGTCGATCGGGTTACCCCGGTCGCGCGGCGTGATTCTCGGCTGGACCTGGGGTTTCGTCGGCCTCTGCCCGTAACCTGTTCGGCGTGACCGAGGACCCCCACTGGCTGGACCCAGACGAGATGCGCGCCTGGCGCGCCTACGTCATCGCCAGCGAGCTGCTGCGCCAGCAGCTCAACCGTGAGCTCCAGGACAGCGACGGGATCGCCCTGCCCGACTACGAGGTCCTCGTGCGCCTGTCCGAATGCGAGGGCTGGCAGATGCGCATGAGCCAGCTCGCGGGCCAGGTCGCCTCGTCCAAGAGCAGGCTGTCCCACCAGATCTCCCGCCTGGAAAAAGCAGGCCTGGTCAAACGCGCGGACTGCCCCGACGACGCCCGCGGCGTCGTAGCCGAACTGACCCAAAAAGGCATGGACACCCTCCGCGCCGCCGCCCCGACCCACGTCACCGGCGTCCGCGCCCACTTGGTCGATCTCATGACCCCAGAGGAACAAAAGGCCGTAGCCGCCCTCTTCGAGCGCGTGATCGAGCACCTGGACCTCGGCTGACTTCCCGACTTGGCTAGGCTGACGGTCACGGGAGGCGTGGCAGAGCGGCCGAATGCATCCGCCTTGAAAGCGGAAGACGGGCAACCGTCCGGGGGTTCAAATCCCTCCGCCTCCGCAACAAAGCTCACACACTTGTGGCCTTGCTTGCAGTCGGTTCGTCGGGGAGCGCCACAACGTGCCCAGTGCGCACAGCTCGTCGATTGTTAGAAGATTTGTTAGACTGGACGCATGGCTGATCATGTGGTGCCGGGCGAGGGGCCGATGACGGCTGTTTCGGTGTCCATGCACAGCGGCACGATCGGTGCTGTGCGTGGCCGCGTTGGCAAGCGCGGCGTGTCCGCGTACATCGAGGCCGCCGTCCAGCGTCAGATCGAGCGAGACAATCTTGACGAGTTGATCGTCGCGGCCGAGGCTGAGCACGGCGCGCTCACTCCGGAGGAGATATCGGCCAAACGGAAGCAGTTGGCCGCCGCTCGTGAGCGGCACCACCCGGGCGCCGCGTGACGCTGATTCTGGACAGTGAAGGCCTCGCCAAGGCCGTTCTTCGTGACCGCGAACTCACCGCGTGGTTGGCGGCGGCTCGTGCGGAGGATGAACGGGTTGTCACGAGCGCGGCGACGTTGGTCGAAGTGATTCATCCCCGAATCAACCGACCGTCGCTTGACTGGGTGCTTTCGCGGGTGGTGGTGGAAGCCGTCACCTCCGAAGTCGCGCGACAGGCCGGAATCCTGCTGGAGCGGGCGGGACGCCACGGCCACAAATACGCCATCGATGCAATGCTCGCGGCTACCGCACTTGCGGCTACGGGGCCAACAACGATCTTGACCTCAGATCCTGAGGACCTGGCTGTGCTTTGTGGTCAGTCGGTCACGATCATCAAGGTGTGATACGAGGTCAGGCGGACTCGCGCCAGGCCGCGTTGTAGCCGGCCTGCTGGGCGACGTCGCGGGCGGCGGTGCGCTGTTTGCGGGCCTGTTCGGCGGCGCCCGCCAGGTAGCCGAGGGTCAGGGTCAAGGTGATCGCCGCTGACAGGGGCAGTGCCCGAAGTATTGCGCGCACGGTGAACCACATTATCCACTTTGGACCGGTCGCGTCGGCGAACACCCACTCGCGATAGCTCATGGGGAGGCGGCCGCCGAGTAGGTGCCACAAGCGTCTAGGTGCGGACGGTTTGGTCATTTCGCTGCCTCGATGACTCGGCTCAAGGACTGGTGCAGGCGGTACAGCTCCGGGAGGTCCATGCGGCCGGTCGATGGCGACCACGGACCTCGACGCGATCGACAGGGCGAGGCAGACCTGGCGCTCCAGGGCGAGCGGATCCTCGTTCGAGAAACGTTGTGCACCAACCATTTGTCCGCCATACGTCAGCCCGGCCACGTCAACGGGGTGACGCTCGTCAGGTCAGGTCAGGTCAGGTCAGGTCAGCGTTCGCAGCCGACGCCGTCGCCGTTGTCGTCGAAGCGGTGGCGGTCGGGTGGGCGGACCGGGAAGCGGCGCTGGGGGATCTGCTTGCAGTCCAGGTCCGGCCCAGTGCCCGGCAGGCACAGCGTCGGATAGGACGCGTCGCAGCCCGGCTTTGTCGCGGGCGCGGTGACCGGCTGCGTTTCGGCGGGGCGCGTCGTCGTGGTCGGCTTCGGGCGGGACGTTGTGGTGGTTGTCGTGGTTGTGGTCCTCGGGGGCGTCGTGGCGATGACCGTCGTCGTGGCGACGGTGGTGGTGGCGACCGGGATCGACGTCACCGTCGTCAGGGACTCAGTGACGCCCTGTGCGGGGCCCGCGGCCGAGGGGACAGCGGCGAGCCTGCTGATCGGCTTGGCAGGCAGGAGCGCGCCGCCGGTGAGCAGCAGCGCGATCGCGACGGCGGCGAGACCGGTCGCCCTGGCCCGGTTCGGTACGAACGCCCACCGCGCGTGGCCCGCGATCAGCGCGGTGGCGCTGATCGCCAGGGCGAGAAGCGCCAAGGCGATCAGCATGCCCGCAGGTCCGTCCGCGACGAACGCGGCCGCGGCGAACAGCGATGCCAGGAGGCCGAGCGCAACGCGGGCGGGCAGCGGTCGGGGCGACGAGGTCATGCCCTGGGCATCCGCACGCTGAGGCCGCCGCGTTACCCGCATCGGCAAATCGTGATCTCGACTCACCTGTTCGGACTAATCGACTACTCCCCGTTGTCTGCTTCGTGGTGATCGGCTCACGTTCTGGCTACGGTCGCCGCCCGCGCCGCGTCGGGACGATGAGTTGGCCGAGACCGGGCCAGTGTTCATCGGCCTCAGCGTCGTCGGCCTTGCCATGCTGTTGGCCGGAGCAGCCGAAGGGCCTGAGTGAAGGGGCGGTGCCGGCACCGCCCCTTCTCAGCTGATCATGACGAACACCGAGGCGGCGGAGATCGCGCCAAGGACGAAACCGGTGACGGCCAGCGCGCCGAGCACGCGGGCCTTGCCGAGGACGGACATGATCGCCAGGCAGGCGAGCAGGATGGCGAAGGCGGCGGTGTCTGGCATGGCTATCCCCCGGATCGATAAGCGGACTCCTGGACGTCGGTGATGAACATGTGCCCCGGCGCGTGGGTGATGGCGAACGGGAGCGCGCCGATGGCGGCCTGCGGGGTGACGCCGCAGGCCCAGAAGACCGGGATCTCGCCGGGCCGGACCTCGGCGGCGTCGCCGTAGTCCGGCTGGTCGATGTCCTTGATTCCCAACGCTTCCGGGGCGCCGACGTGCACGGGCGCGCCGTGGACCGCGGGCAGTGCGGCGGTCACCTGGACCGCCGCGGCCACCAGCGCGGCCGGGATGGGACGCATCGACACCACGAGCGGACCACTGAGCCGTCCGGCCGGGCGGCACGGTCTGTTCGTCCGGAACATCGGCACGGTCGTGCCCTGTTCGGTGTGCCGCATCGGGATCCCGGCCGCGGTCAAGGCGGCCTCGAAGGTGAAGCTGCAGCCGATCAGGAACGTGACCAGGTCGTCGCGCCAGACGTCGGTGACGTCGGTCGGTTCGTCGACCAGGTCGCCGTCGTGCCAGACGCGGTAGCGGGGCAGGTCGGTGCGCAGGTCGGCGTCGGCCAGGTGGGTGCGGGTCGCGCCCGGGTCGGTGACGTCGAGCAAGGGGCACGATTTCGGGTTGCGCTGGGCGAACAGCAGCACGTCGTAGGCGTCGGCGCGGGGGACGGCGATCAGGTTGGCCTGGGCGTAGCCGTCGGCCAGGCCCGAGGTGGTTCGCGCCACGCCGGTGCGGAAGGTCGCGCGGGCTTCTCGCGGGTCCATGTCTCCTCCACTTAGGACAGTTCGCGGTCGCGGGTCTCGGGCAGGCCGAGCAGGGCGACGATGGCCAGGCCGTAGGCGAGCGCGCCGAAGGCCATCGCGCCGCCGATGCCGAAGCTGCCCGCGAGCAGGCCGATGACGGCGGGGAAGAAGGCGCCGACCGCGCGGCCGAAGTTGTAGGTGAAGCCGGGTCCCGCGCCGCGGGCGCGGCTGGGGTACAGCTCCGCCAGGTAGGCGCCGAACCCGCTGAAGATCGCCGACGAGCAGAAGCCGAGCGGGAAGCCCAGGTACATCACATACCCGGACGCCGACGCGGGCAACTGCGTGTAGAGCAGCAGGAGTACGGCGCTGAGGACCGCGAAGAGCTGGAACGAGGGCTTGCGGCCGATCCGGTCGGTGAGGTGGCCGCCGGTCAGGTAGCCGAGGAACGCGCCGGTGATGAGGAAGGCGAGGTAGCCGCCGGTGCCGATCACGGTGAGGCCGCGCTGCTTGCTCAGGTACGTGGGCAGCCAGGTGGCCAGCGTGTAGTAGCCGCCCTGGCAGCCGGTGGCCAGCAGCGCGGCGAACGCGGTGGTGCGGATCAGGTCGCGGCGGAAGATCGCCCGCAGCGACCCTCGGGCGGCGGACTTCTGCTCGGTGAACACGGGCGCGTCCTCGACGCCGCGGCGCAGGTAGAACACCAGCAGGGCGGGCAGGGCGCCGGTGATGAACAGGATCCGCCAGGCCAGGTCGGCGTCGACGAAGTGGAACACCACTGTGTAGGCGATCACCGCCGCGCCCCAGCCGACCGCCCATGAGCTCTGGATCACCGAGACGACCCGGCCGCGGTGGCGGGCCGCGGTGTACTCGGCGACGAGGATGGCGCCGGTCGCCCATTCGCCGCCGAAGCCGAGGCCTTGCAGTGCGCGCAGGGCCAGCAGTTGCTCATAGTTCTGGGCGAGGCCACATAGCGCGGTGAACACGGCGTAGGTGACGACAGTGATCATCAGGGTGCGGACGCGGCCGATGCGGTCGGCGAGCACGCCAGCGATGACGCCGCCCAGCGCTGAGAACACCAAGGTCGCGGTGGACAGCAGACCGGTCTGGCCGGTGGTGAGCCCGAAGCTCGCCGCGATGGCGGCCAGGCCGAGCGGCAGCACCCAGAAGTCGTACGAGTCGAGGCCGAAGCCCAGGAACGCGCCGACGAAGGCCTTGCGGCCCTTGGGCGGTAGTGATCGGTACCAGCCGGTCTCAGCCTGGTCGGTGCGCGGCACGGTCATGGCTCCCCCTTCGGCGGATTGTTCACTTGTTCACATGTCGTATTGTTGAGTGTGAGGATTGTTCAACAATATGACAATCCGACAAACGGATGATTCACTTGTTGAACAATCCAACGATCGGAGGCGGCGCGTGGCGGCGGAGGATGTCAAGCGGGCGAGCATGTTGGCCCGCAGGCTCGGGCAGGGACGCTCCAGCGCCGCGGAGGTCGCCGCGGCCGCACTGCGTGACCTGATCATGGAAGGCGCGCTGCCGCCGGGTACGCGGATCACCGAGGAGTCCTTCATGGGCCCGCTCGACGTCTCCCGCAACACCCTGCGCGAGGCGTTCCGGCTGCTCACCCACGAACGCCTGCTGGTGCACAAGCTCAACCGCGGCGTCTTCGTCCGCAGCCTGTCCCGCGACGACGTCGCCGACCTCTACACCGTCCGCCGCATCCTGGAGTGCGCCGCGATCAAGTTCGCCGACGCGCACGGCTCGCAGGTCCTGCAGGCGGCTGTCGAGCGCGGTGAGGAGGCCGCCGACGGCGGCCTGTGGACCGATGTCGGCACCGCCAATATCCGCTTCCACCAGGCCATCGTCGGCCTCGTCAGCAGCCCCCGGCTCGACGAGGTGATGCGCCAGGTCGGCGCCGAACTGCGCCTGGGCTTCCACGAGATGGGCGACCCGCAGACGCTGCACGAGGGTTACCTCAAGCGCAACCGGGACATCGTCAAGAAGGTCAACAAGAACGACCTCAAGGGCGCCGAGGACCTCCTGCGGTCCTACCTGGACGACGCCGAGCATGAGATGTTCAACGCATTTACGCAGCGAGACGAGAAACTGGCCAACTAGGGTCACGTCTCGTGAGGACGACACGATGACGCCACTGGAGGCCGCCGGGATCGTGCTGGCCGGGGTGTTCGCCGGCGGCATCAACACCGTCGTCGGCTCGGGCACGCTGGTCACGTTCCCCGCGCTGCTGGCCGTCGGCTTCCCGCCGGTCGTGGCCAACGTGTCCAACACGCTCGGCCTGGTCCCCGGATCGGTCACCGGCGCCATCGGCTACCGCCGCGAACTGGCGGGCCAGTTGCCCCGGCTGCTGCGCCTGGGCACCGCATCGCTGGTCGGCGGGGCCGTTGGCGCGGTGCTGCTGCTCGTCCTGCCGCCCGGCGCGTTCGAGACGATCGTGCCGGTCCTCATCGGACTCGCGCTCGTCCTGGTCGTCGTGCAGCCGTGGCTGTCCCGCAAGCTCTCCGAGTGGGAACGCCACGAGCACGGCGGTGTCGCGCTGTTCGCGGGCGTGTTCGCCGCGGGCGTCTACGGCGGCTATTTCGGTGCGGCGCAAGGGGTTCTGCTGGTCGGCCTGATGGGCATCCTGATGACCGAGACCCTGCAGCGGATCAACGCGGTCAAGAACGTGCTCGCCGCCGTGGTCAACCTCGTGTCCGGCGTGATCTTCGCCTTCGTCGCCGAGGTCGCCTGGGACGCGGTCGCGCTGATCGCGGGCGGCGCAATCGTCGGCGGCATGATCGGCGCGAAGGTCGGCCGCAAGCTGTCGCCGACGGTGCTGCGCGGGGTGATCGTCGTCGTCGGTGTCACCGCGATCGTTCAACTTCTGGTCAGGTGACGGCGTGCCCGCCAGGACACGCCGCCACCCGGTCGCCTAGCGGGGGAACGACCCCGCCGCCGCGAGGAACACGTCGTTCTCCTCCGGCGTGCCGATCGTGACCCGGGCACCATCGCCCGCGAACGCGCGAACGATCACCTTCTGCCCGAGGCAGTGCTCGTTGAACGCCGCCGTCCGCTCGCCCAGCGGCAGCCACACGAAGTTCGCCTGCGTCTCTGGCACGTCGTAGCCCAACTCGGTGAGCGTCGCGCGCACCCGGCCGCGCTCGCCGACGATGTCGCGGCACCTGGCCAGCAGCTCGTCCTCGGCCTCCAGCGACGCCATGGCCGCGACCTGCGCGATGGCGTTCACCGCGAACGGCACGAACGCCTTGTTGACCGCCGCGATGACCACCGGGGGCGCCACCAGGTAGCCCACCCGCAGGCCCGCGAGCCCATACGCCTTGGAGAACGTGCGCAGGACCGCCACATTGTCCCGGCCCGCCGCCCACGCAGCCTTGGCGACGTCCACGCCGTCGGGGACCTCGGGGTCGTCGACGAACTCGCCGTACGCCTCGTCGATGACGATCAGCACGTCATCCGGCACGGCCTCGATGAACCGGTCCACGGCGTCGCGGCGGTGCGCGGTGCCGGTGGGGTTGTTGGGGTTGCAGAAGTAGATGAGGCGCGTCTTGGGTGTGATGGCCGCGAGCATCGCGTCGAGGTCGAGGAAATGGTCGTCGGTCAGCGGCACGCGCGCCTGCGCGGCGCCGACGACTTGGGTCAGGATCGGGTAGGCCTCGAACGAGCGCCACCCGAACATGACCTCGTCCTCGGCGGTGCAGGTCGCCTGGATCAGTTGCTGGCACAGGGTCACCGAGCCACAGCCGATGGCCACCTGGTCGGCGGCCACCTCCAGCTTGCGCGCCAACTGGGCGACCAGTTCGCCGGACCCGCTGTCGGGGTAGCGGTTGATCTGGGTCGCGGCCTGAGCGATCGCGGCGACGACGCTCGGCAGCGGGCCAAGCGACACCTCGTTGCTGGCGAGTTTGATCGCGCCCGGGATGGACCTGCCCGGGACGTAGTCCGGCAGGGCCGCCAGGTCGGGGCGGGTACGGACACTCATCGGAGCTCCTCGTCTTCCACGGTGGCGGCGACGCTGCCGCTGGGTCCGAACCTATCCCGACACCCGGGGTGAGCGGGTGATCACGTTGACGAGGACACACCTACCCGTGGTTGGGTTGACATATGGCCCAGACCCATACCGAGGACATCCGGCTGGACGACGGCCGTGAACTGCGCCTGACCTACGCCGAGCCCGACGGTGTCACCCGCGGTGGGCTCGTGGTCCTGCACGAGGCGCGCGGCATCACCGACACGGTGCTCGCCATGGTCGCGGGCCTGGCCGCCGAGGGGTGGCTCATCGTGGTCCCGCACCTCTACGTCGGCGGGTCGGCCGAGGTCGACCACGAGGCCGCCAGAGACAAGGTGAGCGAGCTGTCCGGCGAGTCCGTGCTGGCCGCCACCGACATCGCGTTCGCCTGGCTGGCCAAGCACTCGGTGAACCCGGACCGGATCGGCGTCATCGGCTTCGAACTCGGCGGCGCGGTGGCCCTGGTGGTCGCCGCGAGCCGGACCATCGGCGCCGCGGTCACGGTGGCGGGCGGCGGCATCGTCGAGCCGCTGTCGGCCGGGCTGCCTGCGCTGATCGAGGTCGCCGGCGATCTGCGCTGCCCGTGGCTCGGCCTCTACCGAACCGAGGGCGACGACATCACCGAACCCCAGGTCGAGAAGCTGCGCGACGCCGCGGCCGCGGCCAAGGTGGCCACCGACGTGGTC from Alloactinosynnema sp. L-07 includes:
- a CDS encoding MarR family winged helix-turn-helix transcriptional regulator, with product MRAWRAYVIASELLRQQLNRELQDSDGIALPDYEVLVRLSECEGWQMRMSQLAGQVASSKSRLSHQISRLEKAGLVKRADCPDDARGVVAELTQKGMDTLRAAAPTHVTGVRAHLVDLMTPEEQKAVAALFERVIEHLDLG
- a CDS encoding putative hydro-lyase, which gives rise to MDPREARATFRTGVARTTSGLADGYAQANLIAVPRADAYDVLLFAQRNPKSCPLLDVTDPGATRTHLADADLRTDLPRYRVWHDGDLVDEPTDVTDVWRDDLVTFLIGCSFTFEAALTAAGIPMRHTEQGTTVPMFRTNRPCRPAGRLSGPLVVSMRPIPAALVAAAVQVTAALPAVHGAPVHVGAPEALGIKDIDQPDYGDAAEVRPGEIPVFWACGVTPQAAIGALPFAITHAPGHMFITDVQESAYRSGG
- a CDS encoding PIN domain-containing protein, with the translated sequence MTLILDSEGLAKAVLRDRELTAWLAAARAEDERVVTSAATLVEVIHPRINRPSLDWVLSRVVVEAVTSEVARQAGILLERAGRHGHKYAIDAMLAATALAATGPTTILTSDPEDLAVLCGQSVTIIKV
- a CDS encoding MFS transporter is translated as MTVPRTDQAETGWYRSLPPKGRKAFVGAFLGFGLDSYDFWVLPLGLAAIAASFGLTTGQTGLLSTATLVFSALGGVIAGVLADRIGRVRTLMITVVTYAVFTALCGLAQNYEQLLALRALQGLGFGGEWATGAILVAEYTAARHRGRVVSVIQSSWAVGWGAAVIAYTVVFHFVDADLAWRILFITGALPALLVFYLRRGVEDAPVFTEQKSAARGSLRAIFRRDLIRTTAFAALLATGCQGGYYTLATWLPTYLSKQRGLTVIGTGGYLAFLITGAFLGYLTGGHLTDRIGRKPSFQLFAVLSAVLLLLYTQLPASASGYVMYLGFPLGFCSSAIFSGFGAYLAELYPSRARGAGPGFTYNFGRAVGAFFPAVIGLLAGSFGIGGAMAFGALAYGLAIVALLGLPETRDRELS
- a CDS encoding DUF5313 family protein; its protein translation is MTKPSAPRRLWHLLGGRLPMSYREWVFADATGPKWIMWFTVRAILRALPLSAAITLTLTLGYLAGAAEQARKQRTAARDVAQQAGYNAAWRESA
- a CDS encoding sulfite exporter TauE/SafE family protein, which gives rise to MTPLEAAGIVLAGVFAGGINTVVGSGTLVTFPALLAVGFPPVVANVSNTLGLVPGSVTGAIGYRRELAGQLPRLLRLGTASLVGGAVGAVLLLVLPPGAFETIVPVLIGLALVLVVVQPWLSRKLSEWERHEHGGVALFAGVFAAGVYGGYFGAAQGVLLVGLMGILMTETLQRINAVKNVLAAVVNLVSGVIFAFVAEVAWDAVALIAGGAIVGGMIGAKVGRKLSPTVLRGVIVVVGVTAIVQLLVR
- a CDS encoding dienelactone hydrolase family protein; the encoded protein is MAQTHTEDIRLDDGRELRLTYAEPDGVTRGGLVVLHEARGITDTVLAMVAGLAAEGWLIVVPHLYVGGSAEVDHEAARDKVSELSGESVLAATDIAFAWLAKHSVNPDRIGVIGFELGGAVALVVAASRTIGAAVTVAGGGIVEPLSAGLPALIEVAGDLRCPWLGLYRTEGDDITEPQVEKLRDAAAAAKVATDVVRFAFESGGFEAWQRALNWFDAHLR
- a CDS encoding GntR family transcriptional regulator — translated: MAAEDVKRASMLARRLGQGRSSAAEVAAAALRDLIMEGALPPGTRITEESFMGPLDVSRNTLREAFRLLTHERLLVHKLNRGVFVRSLSRDDVADLYTVRRILECAAIKFADAHGSQVLQAAVERGEEAADGGLWTDVGTANIRFHQAIVGLVSSPRLDEVMRQVGAELRLGFHEMGDPQTLHEGYLKRNRDIVKKVNKNDLKGAEDLLRSYLDDAEHEMFNAFTQRDEKLAN
- the hisC gene encoding histidinol-phosphate transaminase, coding for MSVRTRPDLAALPDYVPGRSIPGAIKLASNEVSLGPLPSVVAAIAQAATQINRYPDSGSGELVAQLARKLEVAADQVAIGCGSVTLCQQLIQATCTAEDEVMFGWRSFEAYPILTQVVGAAQARVPLTDDHFLDLDAMLAAITPKTRLIYFCNPNNPTGTAHRRDAVDRFIEAVPDDVLIVIDEAYGEFVDDPEVPDGVDVAKAAWAAGRDNVAVLRTFSKAYGLAGLRVGYLVAPPVVIAAVNKAFVPFAVNAIAQVAAMASLEAEDELLARCRDIVGERGRVRATLTELGYDVPETQANFVWLPLGERTAAFNEHCLGQKVIVRAFAGDGARVTIGTPEENDVFLAAAGSFPR